One Vitis riparia cultivar Riparia Gloire de Montpellier isolate 1030 chromosome 4, EGFV_Vit.rip_1.0, whole genome shotgun sequence genomic window carries:
- the LOC117912437 gene encoding tyrosine decarboxylase 1-like, which translates to MGSLSFNTFSPLDPQSFSEESKMVVDFIADYYRNVEKYPVQSQVDPGYLMHHCPDTAPYCPEPLETILKDVSDRIIPGLTHWQSPNFFGYFQANASTAGFLGEMLCTGLNVVGFNWIASPAATELESTVMDWVGKMLMLPPSFLFSGGGGGVLHGSTCEAIICSLAAARDKVLKKIGHHKITKLVVYGSDQTHSTLQKASKLVGIPTSNFRSLPTSFSNDFALCPDDVRTAMEEDIGAGLVPLFLCATVGTTSSGAVDPLEALGHVAKDFKVWLHIDAAYAGSACICPEFRHHLNGVELAHSISMNPHKWLLTNMDCCCLWIKEPKLFVDSLSTAPEYLRNNASESKKVIDYKDWQIALSRRFRAIKVWVVIRRHGLDNLMFHIRSDVNLAKRFEAHVATDPRFEVVVPRRFALVCFRLRPREEGEGTELNSRLLMAVNGSGAAFMTHAVVGGIYIIRCAIGSTLTESRHVDSLWKLIQEKAQLVLQEPCLALEED; encoded by the coding sequence ATGGGCAGCCTCTCCTTCAACACCTTCAGCCCTCTGGATCCACAGAGTTTCTCCGAGGAGTCCAAAATGGTAGTCGATTTCATTGCTGATTACTATAGAAATGTGGAGAAGTACCCGGTTCAAAGCCAAGTTGATCCCGGGTACCTCATGCACCATTGCCCAGACACTGCCCCATATTGTCCAGAGCCCTTGGAAACCATTCTCAAAGATGTATCTGATAGAATCATTCCAGGCCTCACTCACTGGCAGAGCCCCAACTTCTTTGGCTATTTCCAAGCAAATGCTAGCACTGCTGGCTTTCTTGGTGAGATGCTTTGCACTGGACTTAACGTGGTAGGCTTCAACTGGATCGCTTCGCCTGCCGCCACTGAACTCGAATCCACTGTGATGGATTGGGTTGGGAAAATGCTTATGCTTCCaccttcatttcttttctcaGGAGGTGGTGGCGGTGTCTTGCATGGAAGTACCTGTGAGGCCATAATTTGTAGTTTAGCTGCTGCAAGGGACAAAGTTCTCAAAAAGATCGGCCATCATAAAATAACTAAGTTGGTGGTCTATGGTTCTGATCAAACACATTCCACCCTTCAAAAGGCCTCAAAGTTGGTTGGTATTCCAACCTCAAATTTTCGAAGCCTCCCcacttcattttcaaatgattttgcaCTATGCCCAGACGATGTTCGCACAGCAATGGAGGAGGACATTGGAGCTGGCCTTGTTCCGTTGTTTCTTTGTGCCACTGTGGGAACCACATCCTCTGGGGCTGTTGATCCTCTGGAGGCGCTAGGGCACGTCGCAAAGGACTTCAAGGTGTGGCTCCACATTGATGCAGCTTATGCAGGAAGTGCCTGTATATGTCCCGAATTCAGGCACCATTTGAATGGGGTTGAACTTGCACACTCGATTAGTATGAACCCCCACAAATGGCTCCTCACCAACATGGACTGCTGTTGTCTATGGATTAAAGAACCAAAGCTATTTGTGGATTCATTATCAACTGCTCCTGAGTATCTGAGGAACAATGCAAGCGAATCAAAGAAGGTCATAGACTACAAAGATTGGCAAATAGCACTAAGCAGAAGATTCAGGGCCATCAAAGTTTGGGTGGTGATTCGAAGGCATGGCTTGGACAACCTCATGTTCCATATACGCAGCGATGTAAACTTGGCCAAGCGATTCGAGGCACATGTAGCCACAGATCCCAGATTTGAGGTTGTGGTGCCGAGAAGGTTTGCACTGGTGTGCTTCAGACTGAGGCCCAGAGAAGAAGGGGAGGGCACAGAACTGAATTCAAGGCTGCTAATGGCTGTCAATGGAAGTGGTGCTGCATTCATGACTCATGCAGTGGTGGGTGGGATTTATATCATACGCTGTGCAATTGGGTCCACATTGACTGAGAGTAGGCATGTTGATAGTCTATGGAAGCTCATTCAGGAAAAGGCTCAACTCGTACTGCAGGAGCCTTGTTTGGCGCTGGAGGAAGACTAG
- the LOC117913267 gene encoding uncharacterized protein LOC117913267, producing MDTRGKTNAEFRNEVNEALARHESSFDQVNATLQAVLTELQALRLKPKFSASFHLEGIALQWHRWLTKFREPLSWNDFTKAVLLRFGPTEYEDPSEALSRLKQTTTVAAYQEAFEGLSHQVDGLPEPFLIGCFIAGLRDDIRLDVKIKQPRTLASAIGVARLIEERNLLQKKIATPSRIPMTATLQKGPNPSAGILGPNPTQWSNNSLNHSSLPVRRITNQEARERREKGLCYYCDEKYFQGHRYERPQLFMITDTPPEEEEALGDNQQGTKGINTLPEISFHVITRSEHPQTLRVLGRLKNKDLTVLIDGGSTHNFIYQTVVSRFGLPVVREKKLQVIVANQERIECMGQCPGLMLTIQGIPVTTDYYILPVAACQVVLGVQWLETLSPIESDYKALTMSFKLGGTKHTLHGVRRTAGIFNIEALDDRECTNIWGTGFFFQIIPAHNQSPSLRQSPEMVELLNQYARVFEKPNNLPSKRPHDHRIPLQPNTEPVSVRPYRYPHYQKAEIERMVAELLRSGLIRPNMSPFSSPVLLVKKADGSWRFCVNYRAVNHITIKDKYPIPVIDELLDELHGAKFFSKLDLRSEYHQIRMQAEDILKTAFRTHEGHYESLVMPFRLTNAPATFQSLMNDLFRSYLRKFIIVFFDDILVYSKSWNDHLSHLQIVFDILSINQLFFKESKCQFGVTQVTYLGHIISEKGVSVDPDKIQAVVTWPKPTIAREVRGFLG from the exons atggacacACGAGGAAAAACCAATGCTGAGTTTCGCAACGAGGTCAACGAAGCCTTGGCTCGACATGAGTCAAGTTTTGATCAAGTGAATGCTACGTTACAGGCGGTTTTGACGGAGCTCCAAGCTTTGCGA CTGAAACCCAAGTTCAGTGCCTCCTTCCATCTTGAAGGCATTGCACTCCAGTGGCACCGCTGGTTGACGAAGTTTCGAGAACCCCTTTCTTGGAATGATTTCACCAAGGCCGTTCTCCTCAGGTTCGGTCCTACCGAATATGAAGATCCTTCTGAAGCATTGTCCCGCCTAAAGCAGACAACTACAGTGGCTGCATATCAGGAGGCATTTGAGGGACTCTCCCACCAGGTCGACGGATTACCTGAGCCATTTCTCATCGGTTGCTTTATTGCAGGGTTACGTGATGACATTCGCCTAGACGTCAAGATTAAGCAACCACGCACGCTTGCAAGTGCCATTGGAGTAGCAAGACTGATTGAAGAGCGTAATCTCCTTCAAAAGAAAATAGCAACTCCTAGCCGCATCCCAATGACAGCGACGCTACAAAAGGGACCTAACCCTTCCGCGGGAATTCTTGGACCTAATCCAACCCAGTGGTCCAATAATAGCTTAAATCATTCCTCGTTGCCGGTTCGCCGAATCACCAATCAGGAGGCTCGTGAGCGGAGAGAGAAGGGATTATGCTACTATTGCGACGAAAAATACTTCCAGGGACATCGATATGAACGGCCCCAGCTTTTCATGATCACGGATACACCACCAGAAGAGGAAGAAGCTCTAGGTGACAACCAGCAAGGAACAAAGGGGATTAACACCTTACCTGAGATATCATTCCATGTCATTACTAGGAGTGAACACCCGCAAACCCTCCGTGTTCTAGGCCGATTGAAGAACAAAGACCTAACTGTCTTGATTGACGGCGGCAGCactcataatttcatttatcaaACGGTTGTCTCCAGATTCGGATTACCAGTCGTAAGAGAGAAGAAACTTCAAGTGATCGTGGCAAATCAAGAACGGATCGAGTGCATGGGGCAATGTCCAGGACTTATGCTCACCATCCAAGGAATTCCTGTCACGACAGACTACTACATCCTACCAGTGGCAGCTTGTCAGGTGGTCTTGGGGGTCCAGTGGTTGGAGACTCTAAGTCCAATTGAATCAGACTATAAGGCTCTCACTATGTCATTCAAATTGGGAGGCACCAAGCATACTCTTCATGGGGTAAGACGCACTGCTGGAATTTTTAACATTGAGGCTTTGGATGACAGGGAATGTACAAATATATGGGGcacaggatttttttttcaaattattcctGCCCATAACCAGTCCCCTTCACTTCGACAATCGCCAGAAATGGTAGAGCTGCTGAACCAATATGCTCGGGTTTTCGAGAAACCAAACAACCTGCCTTCTAAACGCCCACACGATCATCGAATTCCACTGCAGCCTAACACTGAACCAGTCAGTGTGAGACCATACCGATATCCACACTACCAGAAAGCAGAAATAGAGCGAATGGTGGCTGAACTCCTTCGTTCGGGACTAATTAGACCAAACATGAGCCCTTTCTCCTCACCGGTGTTGTTGGTCAAAAAGGCTGATGGCTCTTGGAGGTTCTGTGTCAACTACAGGGCTGTGAACCATATCACCATCAAGGACAAGTACCCTATTCCAGTGATAGACGAGTTATTGGATGAACTCCATGGGGCCAAGTTCTTCTCTAAACTGGATTTAAGATCAGAATACCACCAAATCCGGATGCAAGCAGAAGATATTCTGAAGACTGCTTTCAGGACCCACGAAGGACACTATGAATCTTTGGTCATGCCCTTCAGGCTCACCAATGCCCCAGCAACTTTTCAAAGCCTCATGAACGATCTCTTTCGGTCCTATCTCCGGAAATTCATCATCGTATTCTTCGACGACATACTGGTATACTCCAAGTCTTGGAATGATCATTTATCGCATCTCCAGATTGTTTTTGATATCCTGTCCATTAACCaactatttttcaaagaatcaaaatgtCAATTTGGAGTTACACAGGTCACCTACTTGGGCCATATTATTTCAGAAAAAGGAGTATCTGTTGACCCGGACAAAATACAGGCAGTAGTCACTTGGCCTAAGCCCACTATAGCTAGAGAAGTACGTGGGTTCCTAGGCTAA